From one Lycium barbarum isolate Lr01 chromosome 6, ASM1917538v2, whole genome shotgun sequence genomic stretch:
- the LOC132599519 gene encoding carboxylesterase 15-like, whose amino-acid sequence MEESKYEVEECRGVLRVYSDGTIVRSTKPSFEVPIHDDGSILWKDVVFEAMHNLQLRLYKPAFPTSTAKLPVFYYIHGGGFCIGSRAWPNCQNYCFKLASELQAVVISPDYRLAPENRLPAAIEDGYAALKWLQDQAVSDKPDTWLTDVADFSRVFISGDSAGGNIAHNLAVRLKAGSAELDPVRVRGYVYLLPFFGGTVRTKFEAEGPKEAFLNIELIDRFWRLSIPIGSTTDHPLVNPFGPNSPNLEKMDLDPILVIVGGCDLLKDRAMDYANKLKNYGKKIEYVEFEGQQHGFFTINPNSEPSKKLMVIIKKFIQDNSS is encoded by the exons ATGGAAGAGAGCAAATATGAAGTGGAAGAATGTAGAGGTGTTCTTAGGGTATATAGTGATGGAACTATAGTAAGATCAACTAAGCCAAGCTTTGAAGTGCCGATACATGATGATGGCTCAATTCTTTGGAAAGATGTTGTGTTTGAAGCCATGCATAACCTTCAACTCCGGCTCTACAAGCCGGCTTTTCCCACCTCGACGGCTAAGCTCCCCGTCTTCTACTACATTCACGGTGGTGGCTTTTGCATTGGATCTCGTGCGTGGCCAAATTGTCAGAACTATTGTTTCAAGCTCGCTTCCGAGCTCCAAGCCGTGGTTATCTCCCCCGACTATCGGTTGGCTCCTGAGAACCGGCTCCCAGCTGCCATCGAAGACGGTTACGCAGCCTTGAAATGGCTCCAGGATCAAGCCGTGTCCGATAAGCCGGACACGTGGCTTACGGACGTTGCTGACTTTAGCCGAGTGTTTATTTCGGGTGACTCAGCAGGTGGCAACATCGCGCATAATTTGGCTGTTCGGCTTAAAGCCGGCTCAGCCGAGCTGGATCCGGTTCGAGTTAGGGGTTATGTATATTTGCTTCCTTTCTTTGGAGGGACTGTAAGAACAAAGTTTGAAGCTGAGGGACCTAAAGAAGCTTTCTTAAACATTGAGCTCATTGACAG GTTTTGGAGGCTATCAATACCAATTGGATCAACAACTGACCATCCACTTGTGAATCCATTTGGGCCCAACAGCCCAAATTTGGAAAAAATGGATCTTGACCCAATTCTTGTGATTGTTGGAGGATGTGATCTTCTTAAAGATAGAGCCATGGACTAtgcaaataaattgaaaaattaTGGAAAAAAGATTGAGTATGTGGAATTTGAAGGACAACAACATGGTTTTTTCACTATTAATCCAAATTCAGAACCTTCCAAGAAGTTGATGGTCATCATCAAGAAGTTCATTCAAGACAATTCTTCTtaa
- the LOC132643753 gene encoding uncharacterized protein LOC132643753, with product MSEVGLDDEQHSLIGHNLGIPLEQSEIVTPNQTPQQLQWQPPNIEQVVNNDLSQHPTSMNVVSLTPSMTVEETQTQPFANIKWTADNKFKYAFFAYGASIEGWKHCIPVMMVDATFLKSKYRGVLMIAVAKDGNNSIFPLAFGIADSENNESYRWFFRHVKKVFGTRKDLSILSDRHSSIATAIKELYPDTQHGICIYHMEKNLQKYFPSEVILSLFYNAATTYKQAEFRTYMSQIQQIDPKAAEYIEEEPPERWARSFHTNRRYNMLTTNNVETMNSVLRKAKELPIMACIDYIQNKLQNWFYQRKFDATGPSHDLTCWAEKILLEKISRGFTMKVENITPVKFVVKDERYQYNVDLKNMTCECLEFQTDELPCTHAMAVIDKRSLPKSTYCADWYNSFCRGKWQNKIGISKTTSW from the exons atgtctgaagttggattggatgacGAACAACACAGCCTTATTGGACATAACCTTGGGATTCCACTTGAGCAGAGCGAGATAGTAACTCCTAACCAGACACCTCAGCAGTTACAATGGCAACCGCCAAACATTGAGCAAGTTGTAAACAATGACTTGTCTCAGCATCCAACTTCAATGAATGTTGTATCACTTACTCCGAGCATGACAGTTGAAGAGACACAAACACAGCCAT TTGCTAACATCAAATGGACCGCTGACAATAAGTTTAAATATGCTTTTTTCGCGTATGGAGCATCAATTGAGGGTTGGAAACACTGCATACCAGTAATGATGGTGGATGCAACCTTCTTGAAATCAAAATACCGCGGTGTGCTCATGATAGCAGTAGCAAAAGATGGAAACAACAGCATATTTCCTCTCGCATTTGGTATTGCAGACTCTGAGAATAATGAATCCTACAGGTGGTTCTTCAGACACGTGAAAAAGGTGTTTGGCACGCGCAAAGACCTATCAATTCTTTCCGATCGCCACTCGTCAATTGCAACTGCAATCAAAGAACTGTATCCAGATACCCAACATGGAATATGCATCTACCACATGGAGAAGAACTTGCAGAAATATTTCCCATCCGAAGTGATCCTATCACTGTTCTACAATGCAGCAACTACCTACAAACAGGCAGAGTTTCGTACCTATATGTCACAGATACAACAAATCGACCCAAAAGCTGCAGAATACATAGAAGAAGAACCACCGGAAAGATGGGCACGTTCATTCCACACCAACAGGCGTTacaacatgctcacaacaaacaatgtCGAGACAATGAATTCTGTATTGAGGAAAGCAAAGGAGTTGCCAATCATGGCATGTATTGATTACATCCagaacaagctgcaaaattggttTTACCAGAGAAAATTTGACGCAACAGGACCGTCCCATGACCTGACATGTTGGGCTGAAAAGATTCTGCTTGAAAAGATAAGTAGAGgcttcacaatgaaa GTAGAAAACATAACTCCCGTCAAATTTGTTGTGAAAGATGAAAGATATCAATACAATGTAGACCTGAAGAATATGACTTGTGAGTGCTTGGAGTTCCAAACTGACGAGTTACCGTGCACACATGCCATGGCAGTTATAGACAAAAGAAGTTTGCCAAAATCTACATACTGTGCGGACTG GTATAACAGTTTTTGCCGGGGAAAATGGCAAAACAAAATTGGTATCTCAAAGACTACATCCTGGTAA